One part of the Leucoraja erinacea ecotype New England unplaced genomic scaffold, Leri_hhj_1 Leri_374S, whole genome shotgun sequence genome encodes these proteins:
- the LOC129693634 gene encoding RNA-binding protein 25-like codes for REERERERKEREREIENEERERRERERERREKEEREREREREGERERERERERKKERERERERGREREREREREREREREREREREREREREREREREREREGERERERERERREREREREREREREGGHGKSEGEVVEYCRGNRFRGPWEYGQRSTVGFTTTTAQPATSGSVPIDNTLHTPRGKATCKSNRMVDSVESGREDSPPRAGSLAGCLSRMEHLMEKILQQSTLRGREPQQPLL; via the exons agagaagaaagagagagagagagaaaagagagagagagagaaatagagaatgaggagagagagaggagagagagagagagagagaggagagagaaagag gagagagagagagagagagagagagagggagagagagagagagagagagagagagagagaaagaaagaaagagagagagagagagagagagggagagagagagagagagagagagagagagagagagagagagagagagagagagagagagagagagagagagagagagagagagagagagagagagagagagagagagagagagagggagagagagaaagagagagagagagagagaggagagagagagagagggagagagagagagagagagagagagaaggaggg catggaaaaagcgaGGGTGAAGTCGTGGAATACTGCAGGGGGAACCGCTTCAGAGGACCGTGGGAGTACGGTCAGCGGTCGACAGTCGGTTTCACCACAACGACAGCTCAGCCAGCGACTTCGGGCTCAGTACCCATTGACAACACTTTGCATACCCCTCGGGGGAAAGCAACGTGCAAGTCCAACAGGATGGTAGACTCGGTCGAGTCTGGCCGGGAGGATTCGCCTCCCAGAGCAGGAAGCTTGGCTGGATGCCTGTCCCGAATGGAGCATCTTATGGAGAAGATACTCCAACAGAGTACGCTCCGTGGTCGGGAGCCGCAGCAGCCCCTATTGTAG